In one Culex quinquefasciatus strain JHB chromosome 2, VPISU_Cqui_1.0_pri_paternal, whole genome shotgun sequence genomic region, the following are encoded:
- the LOC119767633 gene encoding galectin-4-like: MATIPVFNPSVPFLGEIPGGMAIGKKLHIRGQILTPEGMFNVNVQSGGAVQPRDYTPLHISIRIADQVVVLNSFERGAWQQEERHGGRPVREGEAFELTIKAKEGYFKVEINGKKVGKFEHRLPVEMARYVHVGEGAVIESITESW; encoded by the exons ATGGCCACAATTCCCGTGTTCAATCCG AGCGTCCCCTTCCTGGGGGAAATCCCCGGCGGCATGGCGATCGGCAAGAAGCTCCACATTCGCGGCCAAATCCTCACCCCGGAAGGTATGTTCAACGTGAACGTCCAGTCGGGCGGGGCCGTGCAACCTCGTGACTACACACCGTTGCACATAAGCATCCGCATCGCGGACCAGGTTGTGGTGCTAAACAGCTTCGAGAGGGGCGCCTGGCAGCAGGAGGAACGACACGGCGGACGACCGGTGAGGGAGGGGGAGGCTTTTGAGCTGACGATTAAGGCGAAGGAGGGGTACTTCAAGGTTGAGATTAACGGGAAGAAGGTCGGGAAATTTGAACATCGTTTGCCGGTGGAGATGGCACGGTACGTTCACGTTGGCGAGGGAGCCGTGATTGAATCGATAACGGAGAGTTGGTAA
- the LOC6051608 gene encoding galectin-7, with product MSQLPVYNPPSPFLGYLPAGLGLYRKVVIRGKMTHDQFNINLQAGPNVNPRDDAPLHISIRPKDQVIVRNTYQFKSWGIEERHGGCPIQKKSYFDIQITVKPDSYSIAVNGCHFCEFAHRQPYASVRFIHIGEGAQVDAMITE from the exons ATGTCTCAATTGCCAGTTTACAACCCG CCTTCCCCCTTCCTCGGTTACCTGCCGGCCGGATTGGGTCTGTACCGGAAGGTGGTCATCCGCGGAAAGATGACTCATGATCA GTTCAACATCAACCTGCAGGCCGGTCCCAACGTGAACCCGCGGGACGACGCTCCTCTGCACATCAGCATCCGGCCCAAGGATCAGGTCATCGTGCGGAACACGTACCAGTTCAAGAGCTGGGGCATTGAGGAACGCCACGGTGGCTGCCCGATCCAGAAGAAGTCCTACTTTGACATTCAGATCACGGTCAAGCCGGACTCGTACAGTATCGCCGTGAACGGATGTCACTTTTGCGAGTTTGCCCACCGGCAGCCCTACGCCTCGGTCCGATTTATCCACATTGGGGAGGGGGCACAGGTTGACGCCATGATCACCGAATAG